DNA sequence from the Rattus rattus isolate New Zealand chromosome 2, Rrattus_CSIRO_v1, whole genome shotgun sequence genome:
GGTCATAATAAAGATTATGACTTGTAGTTTtttcttctccccacctctcAGCAGAATAATTAGATGTATTCAGTGTAGGTACATGATCTAGTAATGCTGAAAATCCTATTTTTGTGTTCCTAACAGAAAGATAAGATTTAAGTAGAAGGCAAGACTATGGAATTACTAAGCACTAAGACATTGTCCTGCCCAATACCCAACAGCACTATGTCAGCTCCAGTCTCTCCTGGAAGAAGAGCCCATCCCtttcttctgaaaaaaagaaaaaacaaacaaacttgttcTTTTCATCTAGAGAACGTCCAAATATGTAATTGATGTACTAGATCAGCAGTCATCAACCTTTGAGTCTCCACCCCATTGGGGGTCAattatcagacatcctgcatatcagatatttacagttatgattcataaccataACAAAAGTACAGTTGCGATGCCAATGGAAGAgcttggggaaggactgaaggagcaaaAGGGGATTGCagcctcataagaagaacaatatcaactaactggaccacccagagcgcccagggactaaaccaccacccaaagagtacacatggagggagccaggaaTCTAgatccatatgtagcagaggatggccttatctgacattaaCAGTAGGGGAGGGAGGTTAGGGGAATTCTAgagggggtgaggcaggagtaggagagtgggggaggagcaccctcataaaggcaaagggaagggggagagggaagatgggatggggggttggtggaggggtacCCAGGAAGGGGGatgtaatttgaaatgtaaataaataaaatgattaataaataaaaaagaaatagcaaccaaatgattttatggttgaggaccaccccccaccccatgagGAACtccattagaaaggttgagaaccactgtggtagatggaaataaaatattgctTCACCCCAACAGAACTATTTTAATGACCATAATCTGGAAATTTATTTCAGGTTCTTTtgcttctggtttttctttttgttgttgtttgttttttgtttttttgttttgtttttggaatgcGGTCAAGAATGTAAGCATAGCGTTTGAAATCTGCTTCAGAAAGCCACAGTATTAGAAGCACCAATACTTTGGGTACAAGTCAATTTTAATAGCATCTTGACAGTTTTGAACAGcaataagttaaaaagaaatcctTCAAATGAAGCTTCAAACAAGACTTGCATTTAAACCAAACGTAGATGCTAGACAAGGTCATGTTTGGTCAATGCAGTGCCCGTCTGCTGAAAATTATGGTGCGTGATCACATGTTATATGTCCTAAACGATAAAAAAATCcaccatttaaaaaatgtgtcaaCAGGGCAATCTCCACCTATAATAGCACCCCTTAGAGAGCAAATGtaaatgtgtgtttacatgtcaTTAAATTTTAGAGTTAGCAATAAAGAATGAAAACTCAAGGACATAAATCATATAGAACGGTAATCACAGCCATTAGCACACAGGGAGCGTTTCCGAGCCCCGCTTAAAGTGGAAGCCATGGAGCAACTCTGCCCAGAGTATGTAGAACATCTGAGCTTTAGATTTTAAAACTGCAGTAGCAAAGTTAATTGTGGTATATGCAAACGAGATTTACTGAAAGTCTTTGTATCCATTCCTTCCGATTTGACAGAACTTGGACACAGACCGTCTTTGTTTCCCATTTAATTattatacaaaatttaaaaggcatGTAAATAAGTGACTCAGACCTTCACTTGTGAattaattccttccttcccctaagtttaagaggaaaatttcctcccctccatttctttcttcccaaccAAATATTTTTGTACTTATTCAATAATTGATTTTGTTACCAACACAAGCTCCATTAAGAAGCGACCATAATTAATGTGAGcagttttcctgtctttctctcccttcctcctttcggtttacttccttccctcttgcctagctttccttccttttatttccattgtgtgatttgaaacaaaaatcaacatgcaaatcaaagaaaataattattccaTGAAAACTTATTCAAAGAACCCTTCTCCTCTTTGAAGTGAATTGAAGTGCACAAAGATCTCTGACATCAATGGTAAGTGGTCAAACCTGAATTAGCAGGATTCACACATGTCAGCCTACGATTAAAGCCATGGTAGAATGGGAGTCCCTGGTCATTTCCTGTGTTGGCTAAGAGCCTTGGAGGCAGATCCAGTCCAGATTCACTGTTGATGTCCTGGGTGTTGAACTAGGGATGGTAAGTTGAAGAGCAAGCTTCAAGTAAATTTGTTATGCATGGCCTGAAGGAATTTCTGAGTAGAAAACCTCTGGGAAGAAAGAGTCAGGATCCACAGTCTTAGTCGAATAATAGGACAAGAACTGTCAACCCTGAGTAGCTCTTGTTGGTAGAGAAGCCTGTGCTATTAACTAACACTTTGTGTCACAATCCACCATGGAGAATGTCTACAGAACATTAAAGGTCATTTAACAAATggaaaatagaacagaaatgctccccttaaaatacacacacacacacacacacacacacacacacacacacacacacacactctctctctctctcctgcatccATCAATTCTTTGTAGAAAACTTTGCCATTTATCAAGGCGGTGGCAAACAGATTGTCTTTATAAGGTGTCAGTGAAATCAGGCTGTGTCCAGACTTAAGTTAATGCATACTGCATGCTGGTTTCTTAGACTGTACCTTACAAAATGACAGTTGTGAAGGCTTCTccattttaaagagagagaacaattgTGCACCTGGGTGGGCACTTGAAATGCACTTGGAACATCTCACGCAGCACAGATAAACCACTTATTCACAGGAGTAGACAGAATGCCATCTTATTAAGTGTTAATACTTGACAACatgggagcatgtgtgtttgttaatACCATGTCAAAAGGAAGCAGATATAAGGACTTATTGAACATATCAAACTAAAGAAAAAGTATAGTCACCTCACCtgaacaccaaaaaaaaaaaaaaaaaaaaaggtctacaCCTAGAATCATGATGACTTTGATTCCAAGGGACCTGACCACCTGGTATGAACATCCAAGGCCAACAGACAGAGAATTTATAACTGTCCCTGGCCTTCAAACTTGTTTGGTCCCTAATGTGACTTACTTACCTGCTGTCTGCCTGATTGTCTATAGAGGGTTTCTGTCTGGTCTTACATAAGtgtcttttgtttgatttggtttttcgttgttattgttttgttttgttttaatttggattgtttgattttcctgttagtttgggtttatttgtttgcttgtttgtttgtttggttttggtctcCACCTGATCTTGCCTTCTCAATCCCTGCAGCTGGACTCCATCCTGCAATCCACTTCCAAACAAGTTAAACTCTCGGGAGCATGGTcgctgcttcagctccttccctcACACTGATTTGGTCCCTTATCCAATCAATACAATTTGTATTTCCGTTTCCATCAAACTATTTCTTAAACATCTGGCTTTCTCTTTCATCAGTCACTTTACAAcatataaattgtgtgtgtgtgcgtgtgtgtgcgtgtgtgtgtgtgtgtgtgtgtgtgtgtgtgtgtgcgcgcacgcctgtgtgtgcgcgcgcacgcgcactcGGTGCATTTCTGTTcacatgctcatgtgtatgtgtgatgcatGATTCTCAAATTAGTATTAGTAGTTATTGTTGGAATAAAAGCACATGTGTTCatagagttggagagatggctcaacatttAAGAATACATACTGGTTTTATAGGGGACCCAAATTCAGTTTCTAACTCCCAGgtcaggcagcaggcagccatCCATAATTCCCTAATTCCCACTCCAGAACATTTAGATCTCTTTGGCCTCTCTGCGTGAAGTTACTCATTTGTATTACCCTCAGGAAGACAAATAattatacattcacacacacacacacacacatgcgtgtacacacacatgcacactattaaaatgataataaatcttaaaaataaagaatctaTATTTCACTCTGGCAGGAAACTAGGTAAGGGCAGTTTTGTCTTACTAATTTGTGTCATAGAATGTCCATCATCTTATTAGTTTCCTGTGATGTAAGAAGTTTTAGCAGTGCTTTGTTTCTGACAAAGCATGATCACCACAGACATCGTAGCTCTCAGTAGATGCTAAGGAACATCGCAACGCAAGACGCCTAGGCCTATCCTTCCTTAAGACAAAGATTAGGGGCAGGCAATGCTGTGATTGGCTAGAACAGTATCACAGAACAAGATACAGCCAAAAGCAATACTCCACTGCACAGTAAAAGAAGGCGCTTTCTTGGCGACGGCACAACTGAGAGACATCTGAGAGAGTTCGTATCTTGagcaaacaaagagaaacaagttatTTCTCATTATTCTTCATAGATAACCTACCTGTTTCTAAGCTTGCATAGAGAAATGAGTTAAGATCATTTCCATCAAGCTATAGTGTGCAGCCAGATATCAGAACTTCCTGTTTTAGttggggttttgttgctgtgaagagaccttAATAGTTGACAAAGACAACTCCTATAacggacatttaattggggctggctgacactGTCAGAGGTttcacggtgggaagcatggtagcgtGAAGGCTGACATGGtgatagagaggcagagagttctacatcttgatccaaaggcagctagaAGGGGTCTCCCTTCCATACTGGAAGGGGCTTGACCAATGGGAGTCCTCAAAGCACAGCTACAcaaaacacacttcctccaacgaggccacacctactccaacaaggccacacctcctaacagtgccacttcccttGGGCCAGTATATCGAGACCCTTGAGTCAAAACTATTCAAGCCAACACacttcctaatttaaaaaaatctttatattaGTTGCAAGGTAAGAATCTAAACTAATAATAAAAGCTTCGAACATTTACTAGATAATAGATATAAAGCATAAATTTTCTCTAAGATATCACAGAAAGAATATGgcaacagtaattaaaaaaacaggaagagtaaattaaaattttattcgtGTTAAATATGCATTTTGGTAATGGGTTACAGAGGATAAAGATTCAAAATGTTCACAGAAGCTGTTTAAACATTCCTTGAATAAAAGCAAAGAACAGTATTTCCAcgtcttgtgcttgcttctcaaTATCCATGGCCTCCGAAGCCAAAGCCATATCCGTGGCCTCCAAAGCCAGAGCCATATCCGTGGCCTCCGAAGCCAAAGCCATATCCATGTCCTCCGAAGCCAGAGCGATATCCGTGGCCTCCAAAGCCAGAGCCATATCTGTGGCCTCCAAAGCCAGAGCCATATCTGTGGCCTCCGAAGCCTGAGCCATATCTGTGGCCTCCGAAGCCAAAACCATATCCGTGACCTCCAAAGCCTGAGCCATATCTGTGGCCTCCGAAGCCTGAGACATATCTGTGGCCTCCGAAGCCAGAGCCGTATCCATGGCCTCCGAAGCCAGAGCCATAGCTCAGTCTGTGGATGCTGCTACACCCACAGCCCAGGCCTCCAAAGCCACCATAGCCATTGCCCAGACCTCCGTAGTAGCTGCTGTAGTAGCTCATGGTGTCAGGAGTGGTAGTTTTGTTCTTGTGTTTAAGGAGAGATTGAGTGTGAGCACCAGCACTGACAGTGAAGCTTATATACCACGGGCCGCGGATATGATAAAACACGTGGGCCTCCTTTGTGTCATTCCATGAATAGCAATTACCTGAGACAGCACTTTCATCCACTGTCATTTGGCCAACATCTGTTAAGgatgtttaagatttatttggctacttagtgagtttGTCTCAGAACTTAATGCTTTAACCTTATTAGAAAGAGTCATTGTATCTTCCAAGTGCAAAGATAATAGACCATAACAGAATTACTTATTATTAGACAATACCAAACGCACTAAGTGTTCTTGAGTgtaaattaaaattcttctaagATCATTTTTGGGGGGACACTGCTATAGTTTGAATCCACAACATTTTGGGAAATAGTGCAGATCAAGACTGAAATATATCTGTGCTTCAAAAGACATATATTTTCTATCATGTAAGGCAAAGACAAGCCACAAATTGCCACCTGATTTCTAGAAGTATAAGATCTTGAGTTAGTATGATTGCCATATTTCTTTTGGGAATCACACTCaattatgttatatttatttctgcTTAATGACATAACTCAATCGAGCTACAAGTGGAAAGAGAGACAATGACAGTGATTGAAAATTCACTTCACTTCTTGGCGGAACTCTCTGTAAGGGTCTTCATCTTGTCTCCATAGGGAGTCCAGTACCAGGTCTCCCACAGACAACATCTGCACCCTCTCTCTTTATCTTGTTTCTCTCATTATCAGTCTGTTTCTAAGGTCTGACTCCTTCAAGTATCATTTCAAAGATCTCCTGACTTGAATTTGCCACTGTTTATTCTACCAGCATGAAGGGATGAAGAGGTACAATGGACATGGCTATACCCCACCCACTCGACTCTACATTATTTAGTTCACCATGCTCAGTAGATGGCATGGACCCTCCACCACTTTCTCTGTTTGGACTCTTCTGTTGGTTTCGTTACTTTCATGTGATTTTGAGATAATATTTCCTATGGCATAGGAACCTTTGCCCTAAAAACAGCTGAaacatcctaaaaaaaaaagtccctaacCTTTCTAAAACCAGTTAGTTTGTTATAACTAAGTTATTTAGTACTTAAAGAACTAATAATAACTTAATTTAGTACTTAGTAACTTAAATAATAAGAGTTATGTAGCATGTAAAACAATTTTACAACTCAAAAAGAACTTAAATTCAGTAAATGTAAGGCACAATGAGAAGGAGTAGATATTGTGATAGATATTCTTTAGGAACATTGTATAATTGGTTTTAGTGTCCCCTTGGCTCATCCCAATGAGGTGGCTCTGCCCAAGGCTGCCTTTAAAATTGACTAAACCTTACCCACATGAAGCCACATCTTGAAAGCTGAGTCTCACATAACTTATTGTATGACCATAATTATCATGTTAGGTTTTTCTTggaatttataatattttttgaaTGACATGATTTTTAAGACAGTAATATTccatctataattttaaaaagggggcACATTCTTTGTTCTaatgggtttggtttttttgaccTTACCTAGTGTTAATATTGAGTGGTCAATACTCATTCAATAAGTTGTAAGAATGGAGTTTATTAATATGTTATACGAATCTATGGATCATCCAGAGAATAACTTGAGAAGCTTATCAGACACTCTAAGAAGTATTTCAAGACTAACATGaactcctgctctctttctgtGCATGTAAACGTAGCAGTAGAGCTACACTAACCTTTTCTTGAGTGTCAGTGGAACTGTAGCcaaatttccttccattttcattcCGAGGCAGACCcagattttttaaaactgtagTGGATATCGTCAACCCTTCTATTCACTCTCACGAACCACATTCTTTACTTAAAATCTCCTCCCTTAATTCTCAAGATGTTTTAAATATGTCTACGGTTTTGTGTCAGGCCCACTGGAAGAATGATTTATAACTGCAAATAAATCGTAGCTAAGAATTTCAGGTTATGATTCTGATACTCTCTGAATGTTTTACTTGTTAGATGCATAATTTTGTGCATGGAAATAATAtgggataaaaatgaaaaaacctTTCAATAATTTGATAAATGGTAAATGCAACTTCATAGAAGATGTACAACTATACAGTGCAAAGACTCTTCCTCTGTTGTAAGCAAGAAAAAGTACTTGAAAAGTAAACGCAACAAAACCATTATTTTCCTCTGATTTGCAACCTGTTGAGGACCCCACATTTTTCTGTCCATACATTGGATCAAAAGACAAATTATGCTTTTATTACTCATTAGAAGTATCTACTCGTGGCTTACATGAGTCTTTACTTGGTTTATGGATAGAAGGGTGAAAACAGTCTCACTGTTTACAGAAgtgtaaaacctttaaaaatgtaaagcattGCCTATCAACATAGAAATTGATtgataaatcttaaagaaaacaaattggtATAGTATTGACTAAACTAAGAATTTCAACAGTAGTAATAATTTACTTTTCTCCTTTATAGCCTTGTGATAACTTCAGGAAAGGTATTATCTAAGTCAGAAAGGAAATGCCTTCTGGGAAATCCTAAGACACTGGATCTGGTTATACCACCCAGCCTTCCACAGCATTGCTGAGTGCCTAGTCACTGGGTCAGCCCGGAGCCCTGGGGAATCCCAACCTCTAGCAGTTTTAACTGAACGTGCAGGTCATAGTAAATTTTCACTGAGAGTTGGGTTTTAGCACTGGCCATTGGTTAGTTAAATTCCAAGTAGATAACTTGTCAGTTGGTTGGGTCAATTCTCAATTTCAACAAAATGAGTTTACTAAAGAAGCAAATGTTAACACTGGTCCTGACCTGGCAAAATTTCTAAACTTATTAGATAAAGTATAAAACTTAAACACTTGTATCCAGCATGTGCTGGCCAAGTCATGGGAACCATATTTCTATCTTCTTACCCTTTAAATACTACTCAGCCCTCACCCAGCCCTTCTTGTTCTTGCCCtctctatatatctgtctgtatatatgtgcgtttgtgtatttatttaggtGTATATATTCTTGAATGCGTTTTGTTGTTCTTGACAGATTCAACATTTTTTCATgtacaccccccaaaaaaatttttaaagaatcacaTTTCAATTTCTTATTGAATCATTTATTGGCAATTGGACACAAACCCACTGTAAGTCCCCAAGCTTAGGATGTGGGCATGTTTTATCCATGGAGTCTTTAAAATTGTAGAACTTGACCTATTCAGTTGGCTTAGCACCATCGAAGCTTCTTGGCTAGGATTTCTCAGAACAAGTAATGAAGATATCGAATGGTGAGTTACTAGAGTGGGATTTCAGTAGAAGCTGGAGAACCCATATCCTCCACAGTGTGAGGGGCGGTGGCAGCCATATCAGTAGCCTCCGAAGCCAGAGCCATATCCGTAGCCTCCGAAGCCAGAGCCATATCCGTGGCCTCCGAAGCCAGAGCCATATCCGTGGCCTCCGAAGCCAGAGCCATATCCATAGCCTCTGAAGCCAGAGCCATATCCGTAGCCTCCAAAGCCAGAGCCATATCCATGGCCTCCAAAGCCAGAGCCATATCCATAGCCTCTGAAGCCAGAGCCATATCCGTAGCCTCcgaagccagagccagagccgtATCCATAGCCTCTGAAGCCAGAGCCTCTGAAGCCAGAGCCATATCCGTGGCCTCCAAAGCCAGAGCCGTATCTGTGGCCTccaaagccagagccagagccataGCCTCCGAAGCCAGAGCCACAGCCCAGTCTGCGGATGCTGTTAAAACCACAGCCCAGGCCTCCAAAGTAGCCGCTGCTCATTGTGTTAGGAGAGGAAGGTTTGAGCTGTTGTTCAAGGTAAGATCCTTAGTGTGAGTATCTACACGTGCAGGGGGAAGCTTATATACTCAGTGCTGAACACGTGATAAAACCCGTGAGCCCTCCTTTCTTTCATACCAAGTTATGAATTCACTAGAGACACCTCATTCATCTGTTCTGCTAACTCAAAGAGAGGAATATAACTCATTAAA
Encoded proteins:
- the LOC116893354 gene encoding keratin-associated protein 19-2-like yields the protein MSSGYFGGLGCGFNSIRRLGCGSGFGGYGSGSGFGGHRYGSGFGGHGYGSGFRGSGFRGYGYGSGSGFGGYGYGSGFRGYGYGSGFGGHGYGSGFGGYGYGSGFRGYGYGSGFGGHGYGSGFGGHGYGSGFGGYGYGSGFGGY